From a region of the Microterricola gilva genome:
- a CDS encoding aldehyde dehydrogenase family protein — MSFLEYAPAPESQAILHLKSDYGLFIDGEFVEGRGTPFQTISPATEKHIATIAHASDADVDLAVAAARRAYDTTWSRMSGSDRGKYLFRIARLVQERARELAVAETLDNGKPIKESRDVDVPLVAAWFFYYAGWADKLDHAGLGANPASLGVAAQVIPWNFPLLMLAWKIAPALAAGNTVVIKPAETTSLSAMIFAEILQQADLPPGVVNIITGAGDTGSALVNHGDVNKVAFTGSTAVGRMIARSTAGTDKKLTLELGGKAANIVFDDAPIDQAIEGIVNGIFFNQGHVCCAGSRLLVQENIHDEVVDRLKARLSTLRLGDPLDKNTDIGAINSREQLERIRELSDIGESEGAERWTADCAIPENGFWFAPTIFTNVATSNRIARDEVFGPVLSVLTFRTPAEAIAKANNTPYGLSAGIWTDKGSRILAVADKLRAGVIWANTFNRFDPSSPFGGYKESGYGREGGRHGLAAYLKPASSSTAAAAKAANALTTSAASTSAVTPKAKTAKKASK, encoded by the coding sequence ATGAGTTTCCTCGAATACGCACCTGCTCCAGAGTCGCAGGCGATCCTGCACCTGAAGAGCGACTACGGACTGTTCATCGACGGCGAGTTCGTCGAGGGGCGCGGCACTCCGTTCCAGACCATCTCCCCGGCCACCGAGAAGCACATCGCGACCATCGCGCACGCCTCCGATGCGGATGTCGACCTGGCCGTCGCGGCCGCCCGTCGTGCATACGACACGACGTGGTCGCGCATGTCGGGCAGCGACAGGGGCAAGTACCTCTTCCGCATCGCCCGTCTCGTGCAGGAGCGCGCCCGTGAGCTCGCCGTGGCCGAGACCCTCGACAACGGCAAGCCGATCAAGGAGAGCCGCGACGTCGACGTGCCCCTCGTCGCCGCCTGGTTCTTCTACTACGCCGGCTGGGCAGACAAGCTCGACCACGCCGGACTCGGCGCCAACCCGGCATCCCTCGGCGTCGCGGCCCAGGTGATCCCGTGGAACTTCCCGCTGCTGATGCTCGCGTGGAAGATCGCCCCTGCGCTTGCCGCTGGCAACACCGTCGTGATCAAGCCGGCGGAGACCACCTCGCTGTCCGCAATGATCTTCGCCGAGATCCTGCAGCAGGCAGACCTCCCGCCCGGCGTCGTCAACATCATCACCGGGGCCGGCGACACCGGCTCGGCGCTGGTGAACCACGGCGACGTCAACAAGGTAGCGTTCACCGGCTCGACCGCGGTCGGCCGCATGATCGCCCGCTCGACGGCAGGTACAGACAAGAAGCTCACGCTCGAGCTCGGCGGCAAGGCCGCGAACATCGTCTTCGACGACGCTCCGATCGACCAGGCCATCGAGGGCATCGTCAACGGCATCTTCTTCAACCAGGGGCACGTCTGCTGCGCCGGCAGCCGCCTCCTCGTGCAGGAGAACATCCACGACGAGGTCGTCGATCGCTTGAAGGCGCGACTCTCGACGCTGCGCCTCGGCGACCCGCTCGACAAGAACACCGACATCGGCGCCATCAACAGCCGCGAGCAGCTGGAGCGCATCCGCGAGCTCAGCGACATCGGTGAGTCGGAGGGCGCAGAGCGCTGGACCGCCGATTGCGCCATCCCGGAGAACGGCTTCTGGTTCGCCCCGACGATCTTCACCAACGTCGCGACGAGCAACCGCATCGCCCGCGACGAGGTGTTCGGCCCTGTGCTCTCCGTGTTGACGTTCCGCACGCCGGCCGAGGCGATCGCCAAGGCCAACAACACGCCGTACGGCCTCTCCGCCGGCATCTGGACCGACAAGGGCAGCCGCATCCTGGCCGTGGCCGACAAGCTGCGCGCCGGCGTCATCTGGGCGAACACCTTCAACCGCTTCGACCCGTCCAGCCCGTTCGGCGGCTACAAGGAGTCCGGCTACGGCCGCGAGGGCGGCCGTCACGGCCTCGCCGCGTACCTGAAGCCGGCCTCCAGTAGCACCGCGGCGGCGGCCAAGGCCGCCAATGCCTTAACCACCAGTGCAGCCTCAACCAGTGCCGTTACCCCGAAGGCCAAGACCGCAAAGAAGGCCAGCAAATGA
- a CDS encoding aldehyde dehydrogenase family protein, producing the protein MTRLAVPKTYKLYIGGKFPRSESGRTYEVLSANGEFLANAALASRKDARDAVVAARSAVGGWAGATGYNRGQVLYRIAELLEGRRAQFVAEIRDAEGVTAAAASAQVDEAIDRWVWYAGWADKYVQVAGNANAVSGPYFNISVPEPTGVVAIIAPQDSSLLGLVSAVAPALVAGNSVVVVASEKLPLAAISLSEVLATSDVPGGVVNILTGSPAEIAPWLASHADVNAIDLVGGGDLDWISLQVAAADTLKRVFTPENGADAAAPTLGRITGFTETKTVWHTKGLI; encoded by the coding sequence ATGACCCGTCTCGCCGTTCCCAAGACCTACAAGCTCTACATCGGCGGCAAGTTCCCGCGCAGCGAGTCCGGCCGCACCTACGAGGTGCTCTCTGCCAACGGTGAGTTCCTCGCCAACGCGGCGCTCGCCAGCCGCAAGGACGCCCGCGACGCCGTCGTGGCCGCCCGCTCGGCCGTCGGAGGCTGGGCAGGCGCGACCGGTTACAACCGCGGGCAGGTGCTGTACCGCATCGCCGAGCTGCTCGAGGGGCGCCGTGCGCAGTTCGTCGCCGAGATCCGCGATGCGGAGGGCGTCACCGCTGCTGCGGCATCCGCCCAGGTCGACGAGGCGATCGACCGGTGGGTCTGGTACGCCGGCTGGGCCGACAAGTACGTGCAGGTCGCGGGCAACGCCAACGCGGTCTCCGGCCCGTACTTCAACATCTCGGTGCCGGAGCCGACCGGCGTCGTTGCGATCATCGCGCCGCAGGATAGCTCGCTGCTCGGCCTCGTCTCGGCCGTCGCTCCCGCCCTCGTCGCTGGCAACAGCGTCGTCGTCGTGGCCAGCGAGAAGCTGCCGCTCGCCGCGATCAGCCTGAGCGAGGTGCTGGCGACGAGCGACGTCCCCGGCGGCGTCGTGAACATCCTCACCGGTTCGCCTGCCGAGATCGCGCCCTGGCTGGCCAGCCACGCCGACGTCAACGCCATCGACCTGGTCGGCGGGGGAGACCTCGACTGGATCTCGCTGCAGGTGGCCGCGGCCGACACGCTCAAGCGCGTGTTCACGCCGGAGAACGGCGCGGATGCCGCGGCACCGACGCTCGGCCGCATCACCGGTTTCACCGAGACCAAGACCGTCTGGCACACCAAGGGTCTGATCTAG
- a CDS encoding glycerophosphodiester phosphodiesterase, which yields MKARVAAILATATSLALLNTLVLTPGAPEVFASDVFGSLRLPGDAAFIAGHRGDRSVAPENTIAAFTAAFENPSMQFVETDVQLSRDGVPMIFHDTTLKRVTGSPKRVADLNVAELKRLDVGAFYGEDFVDTRMPSLDEFLELAGGYDKRLLVELKADWTPQQLAIVVAAIERSGVGSRVLLQSFSIETLQNLQSAAPKQPRMLLIRELPADPVPMALRLGVLALGTTAQSVTAAPQALQRLHEVGIGVVCYTLNSERSWAEVQALGVDGIITDTPSDLDGWLADNAPGT from the coding sequence GTGAAAGCTCGGGTTGCAGCGATCCTCGCCACGGCTACGTCGCTCGCCCTGCTCAACACCCTGGTCCTCACGCCCGGCGCCCCCGAGGTGTTCGCCTCCGATGTCTTCGGCTCGCTCCGGCTGCCGGGGGACGCGGCGTTCATCGCCGGTCACCGCGGCGACCGCTCGGTCGCACCCGAGAACACGATCGCGGCATTCACGGCGGCCTTCGAGAACCCGTCGATGCAGTTCGTCGAGACAGACGTGCAGCTCAGCCGAGACGGCGTTCCGATGATCTTCCACGACACGACGCTCAAGCGCGTGACAGGCTCGCCCAAACGCGTCGCCGATCTGAACGTTGCCGAGCTGAAGCGCCTTGATGTCGGTGCCTTCTACGGCGAGGACTTCGTCGACACACGGATGCCGAGCCTCGACGAGTTCCTGGAGCTGGCAGGCGGCTACGACAAGCGGCTCCTCGTCGAGCTGAAGGCCGACTGGACGCCGCAGCAGTTGGCGATCGTCGTGGCGGCGATCGAACGCTCCGGCGTCGGATCGCGCGTGCTGCTGCAGAGCTTCAGCATCGAGACGCTGCAGAATCTGCAGAGTGCGGCGCCGAAGCAGCCCAGGATGCTGCTGATCCGGGAACTGCCTGCCGATCCCGTGCCGATGGCGCTGCGCCTCGGCGTTCTCGCGCTCGGCACGACGGCGCAGTCGGTGACGGCAGCACCGCAGGCGCTGCAACGTCTGCACGAGGTCGGGATCGGTGTCGTCTGCTACACGCTGAACTCGGAGCGGAGCTGGGCGGAGGTGCAGGCGCTCGGCGTCGACGGCATCATCACGGACACCCCGAGCGACCTCGACGGCTGGCTCGCCGACAACGCCCCCGGCACATAG
- a CDS encoding GDSL-type esterase/lipase family protein, with product MMTGSLTFVGDSLTAGGRWDEWFPEFNVHNHGTGGATTADVLAGIDMLLAEEPDAIALLIGTNDLAWRKSVEHVVRNIESILVTAHKRLPQTRLLVQSVLPREPEFAPAIRDINRHLRQFSATVRAQYLDLWPVFADDRGALGPLHSEDGLHLTGPGYESWLNELRPAIERLFAVPIVTTPIDTIAVDASGATVGR from the coding sequence ATGATGACCGGATCACTGACGTTTGTCGGCGACAGCCTGACCGCGGGCGGACGCTGGGACGAGTGGTTCCCGGAGTTCAACGTTCACAACCACGGCACGGGCGGCGCGACGACGGCCGATGTGCTGGCCGGAATCGACATGCTCCTGGCCGAGGAGCCCGATGCGATCGCACTGCTCATCGGCACCAATGACCTCGCCTGGCGCAAGTCCGTTGAGCACGTCGTGCGCAACATCGAGAGCATCCTCGTGACCGCGCACAAGCGTCTGCCGCAGACCCGCCTGCTCGTGCAGTCTGTGCTGCCTCGTGAGCCGGAGTTCGCGCCGGCCATCCGCGACATCAACAGACACCTGCGCCAGTTCTCGGCGACGGTGCGGGCGCAATACCTCGACCTCTGGCCGGTGTTCGCCGACGACCGGGGCGCGCTGGGCCCACTGCACAGCGAGGACGGGCTGCACCTCACCGGCCCCGGCTACGAGAGCTGGCTGAACGAGCTGCGTCCCGCCATCGAACGGCTCTTCGCCGTGCCGATCGTGACGACACCGATCGACACGATC